A segment of the Deinococcus fonticola genome:
CACCTCCTCCCCAAATTCTCGCTGTAGCCTCTGCTGCCGCTTCGCCGCTGGCACGCCCCAGAGCGTTGCGGCGAAGCCCCGATCGCTGAAGGTTTCACGCTTTTTTTGAATCGTGGACATGCTGTACGACCCGGTGTCGTACTCAACGGCGACGCTGCCTTTGGGTGTGCACCAGATCGCGTCAGGCTGCTCGTAACTGAGGCGTGAACGCGGTTCCGTCTGCCAGACACTCGTGTCCGCTTCGACACTGAGTTGCATCCTCATCTCGGCCAGGCCAGCCCGGTGGGCAAGGTGATGGTGGTGTACGTACTGCATGCGCGGTGAAGCCAAGAAGAACCGGGTTGAGACTTCAAGGCCGTAGCGACCATGGCACGGATGGATCAGAGCATGAACATACGGCGTGTCCTGCAGGTCGCCTGCTTCCAGGCCGTAATGCCGTCGCAACTGTTGGGTACTCATCACTGAATCCACCGCCAGTGCCCGTCTGGCATGGTGAAGACGCGCATCACGAGAGAGACAGAGGATCTGCCGGGTCAGCTCCGGGAGAGCTGTATCAGTGGGGACGTGCAGGGCAGCTTCACTGGCACGCGGATCGTCTGATGCTGGGTACATGACCCTTCCCTTGGCTTCCGCTAGCGGCAAGCAGTGTACGAGTTTCAACCATGAACTTTCACGCTCCTGCAACCTTTTCCCACGGCGCACGTTCGGCGTCAAAACCACCACCCGCAGGTTGTGGAACAACGCCTCACTGCGCCACTGTGTGACCAAGCTCTCCAGTTTTTCCACCGAGCAGCCGCGCCCTGAGCCGAACTGAGCTGTCAGCAGTACAGTTCCCTCTGGCGTCTGCACCGGAGTGAGATCGTCGCGGGCCGTGGGTGGACGCCGGGCGGGATCAAGAATCACTTCCCAGCCCAGGCGTTGGAGCGCGAGGCGCTGGTAGGCCGTGTTGATGCAGCGGGCAAAGCTTCTGGGCTTGTCGCAACTCCCGGTGGCGGCGACGCGACCATGCGCTTTGGGGAGCACCAGCAGGCCCATCGCCGTGTAAGTCACTGACAGATAGTTCTCCTCATGCAATTCCAACATCCGCTTTCGACCCAGTGCCGCCTTGGTCTCATCCGGTGTCCACGCGCCGTCTCTGAGCAGCTGCCGGAACGCTTCACGCTCCTGCTCAGAGACCCCTTCGTGCCTCGGTCGGGGGCCGGGACGGATGGTCACGATTCACCACCTTTTTGCTGGCCTTTGAGAAACTTGCGCCTGATGTCCAGCAAGCGCTCAAAGTCGTCTTGGCCGTCCTTGATACGTTCAACGGTTGTCGCCACTTTACCGTTCAGGGCCAAGACTCTGTAGCGAGATTCACGGCGCTGGTCTGTCAGCCATCGTGTCCATCCATCATCGACAACGACGACTTCATCCTGCACCGTACAGCGCTTTTTCTGGCCGTCTTCCATAACCACTACTTTCCCAAAATGCTGCCCAGCCAGTGGCAGCGCTCCTACGACCCCACGCATGATTGCCGCTTCAAAGTTTTTGAGGATCAAGCAGCACTCATCTGGGGGCACATCGCGCAGCAGGATGCTGAGTTTCTGGCGCAGGGGCTTTGTTTTCTCGGCAGGCGCAGTTGATTCAGGATGTTCAGAATTCATTTCTTTCCTCCTGAACTCAGCATCCCCTGCTGTAGGGTTTTGGCGATTTACTACATCACCTCATTGTCTCTTTCGATACGTTTCATACGCGTCCAATAGTTCACAACCCGCGCTCCAGTCGGTAAGCCATCCCAACGGCGATGATGTTGTGAGCAGCATTGACATCGGCATCAACAATGGTTCCGTTGCCGTTTAAGAACCGCTTGTGGTTACTACTGTCACGCTCACCTCGAAGGTGAGTCAGGTTGCAGAACTGACTGGTGTGTTCAGGCGGCACTCGCTGCCACCTGATCCCCGCAGCATCGAGCCTTTTTGGCAGCCAACACATCAAAAAATCACGCAGCCCCAATTCCCGGCTGCGTCGTGCGAA
Coding sequences within it:
- a CDS encoding replication-relaxation family protein, with product MTIRPGPRPRHEGVSEQEREAFRQLLRDGAWTPDETKAALGRKRMLELHEENYLSVTYTAMGLLVLPKAHGRVAATGSCDKPRSFARCINTAYQRLALQRLGWEVILDPARRPPTARDDLTPVQTPEGTVLLTAQFGSGRGCSVEKLESLVTQWRSEALFHNLRVVVLTPNVRRGKRLQERESSWLKLVHCLPLAEAKGRVMYPASDDPRASEAALHVPTDTALPELTRQILCLSRDARLHHARRALAVDSVMSTQQLRRHYGLEAGDLQDTPYVHALIHPCHGRYGLEVSTRFFLASPRMQYVHHHHLAHRAGLAEMRMQLSVEADTSVWQTEPRSRLSYEQPDAIWCTPKGSVAVEYDTGSYSMSTIQKKRETFSDRGFAATLWGVPAAKRQQRLQREFGEEVMLAQWFNRER